In Oncorhynchus mykiss isolate Arlee chromosome 1, USDA_OmykA_1.1, whole genome shotgun sequence, the following proteins share a genomic window:
- the ftsj3 gene encoding pre-rRNA 2'-O-ribose RNA methyltransferase FTSJ3, which produces MGKKLKVGKTRKDKFYHLAKETGYRSRSSFKLIQLNRKFQFLQKARALVDLCAAPGGWLQVASKFMPVSSLIIGVDLVPIKSIPNVVALTEDITTEKCRQALRKELQTWKVDVVLNDGAPNVGANWVHDAFSQAHLTLMALKLACDFLAKGGTFVTKVFRSKDYQPLLWIFQQFFKKVQATKPQASRNESAEIFVICQGYLAPDKIDNKFFDPKHAFKEVEVQAKAIKDLVPLKKPKAEGYTDGDLTLYHTFSATAFLKADNPVDFLSKANEINFDNPELESHEATSDEVIECCRDIKVLGRKELRLLLNWRSKLRRYLAKKLKDEAKQLDEDIKLSSGEEASDAEEKKEEKKEEKEKKKMTVAEKKEEEAELEEEEMEQKLAELKAEEVAELRRKKKKLLKERRKQRERVALKMDLPGVSIADGNDSSMFSLVTINKAAALCEITKGDMKLADAMVEGEEDLYFSDDGDSDEVSLVSDLDDDDLDEIIEKQKEMAKDKATKKKVSFNVEKEEEEEEEGSGLIVELEGKEEKRDRETSMWFSKDIFAELDLDGDAASELRQTQMLQNKDPTAKGKKRKTPEEPDTAQPEGEEAGPSQEAGAEGDSDSYSDEDNSSDEDDEKSIAQMKAKGSGGIQGDEDGDDFQVVPVESTSKRARIMNAEGLALGCQIATSKKRSRDLVDGSFHRFASSEDQCEVPEWFVDDEKKHRNKPIPVTKEMVEEYKAKWKEINARPIKRVAEAKARKKRRMLKKMESAKKKAEAVVNTVDIGEREKMAQLKSIYKKAGLGKEKREVTYVVAKKGSGTKRVRRPGGVKGQFKVVDGRMKKDMRGMQRKEQRERGGKKGGKGKGGGGKGKGRGGGGGGFKGGRGGMKGGKGRPGRK; this is translated from the exons ATGGGGAAGAAACTCAAAGTTGGAAAGACCAGAAAAGATAAATTCTACCACTTAGCAAAGGAAACGG gatATCGTTCACGTTCTTCCTTCAAGCTTATTCAACTGAACCGAAAATTCCAGTTCTTACAGAAAGCCAGGGCTCTGGTGGACTTGTGCGCTGCTCCGGGTGGTTG GTTACAGGTGGCGTCCAAGTTTATGCCTGTCTCCAGTCTTATTATTG GTGTCGACTTGGTCCCAATCAAATCTATCCCCAACGTGGTCGCCCTGACAGAGGACATCACCACAGAGAAATGCCGGCAG GCTCTGAGGAAGGAGCTCCAGACATGGAAGGTGGACGTGGTCCTAAACGATGGAGCTCCAAATGTTGGAGCCAACTGGGTGCATGATGCCTTCTCTCAGG CTCATCTGACCCTGATGGCTCTGAAGCTGGCGTGTGACTTCCTGGCCAAAGGGGGCACGTTTGTCACCAAGGTGTTCCGCTCCAAAGACTACCAGCCACTGCTGTGGATCTTCCAGCAGTTCTTCAAGAAGGTGCAGGCTACCAAGCCCCAGGCCTCCAGAAACGAGTCGGCTGAGATCTTCGTCATCTGCCAAG GCTACCTGGCCCCAGACAAAATTGACAACAAGTTCTTCGACCCCAAACATGCTTTCAAAGAGGTGGAGGTCCAAGCCAAGGCTATCAAAGACCTGGTCCCTCTGAAGAAaccaaag GCGGAGGGATACACAGATGGTGATCTGACCCTGTATCACACCTTCTCAGCGACCGCCTTCCTCAAGGCTGACAACCCTGTGGACTTCCTGAGCAAAGCCAACGAG ATCAATTTTGACAACCCTGAGTTGGAGTCTCACGAGGCCACCTCTGACGAGGTCATAGAGTGTTGCCGTGACATCAAGGTTCTGGGCCGCAAGGAGCTCCG TCTGCTGCTGAACTGGAGGTCCAAGCTGAGGAGATACCTGGCTAAGAAGCTAAAGGATGAGGCCAAGCAGCTGGATGAGGACATCAA ACTGAGTTCAGGTGAGGAGGCGAGCGAcgcagaggagaagaaagaagagaagaaagaggagaaggagaaaaagaAAATGACAGTGGCTGAAAAGAAGGAAGAAGAGGCCGAgttggaggaggaagagatggagcaGAAACTTGCCGAGCTGAAAGCCGAGGAGGTGGCAGAGCTGAGACG GAAGAAGAAGAAGcttctgaaggagaggaggaagcagagggagagggtggcACTGAAGATGGACCTGCCGGGAGTCTCCATCGCAGATGGCAACGACTCCTCAATGTTCTCCCTCGTTACCATTAACAAGGCCGCG GCTCTGTGTGAGATCACCAAGGGGGACATGAAGTTAGCTGATGCtatggtggaaggagaggaggacctaTACTTCTCTGACGACGGTGACAGTGACGAGGTCTCCCTGGTCTCTGACCTGGACGATGACGACTTGGATGAGATCatagagaaacagaaggagatgGCCAAGGACAAGGCCACCAAGAAAAA AGTGTCCTTCaatgtggagaaggaggaggaggaggaagaagaagggagTGGACTGATAGTGGAgctggagggaaaggaggagaagagagaccgTGAGACCAGCATGTGGTTCAGCAAG GACATCTTCGCTGAACTGGATCTGGACGGAGATGCAGCGAGCGAGCTGCGGCAGACACAGATGCTACAGAACAAGGACCCTACAG CCAAGGGGAAGAAGAGAAAAACCCCAGAGGAGCCTGATACGGCCCAGCCCGAGGGGGAAGAGGCGGGGCCTTCACAGGAAGCTGGGGCAGAGGGGGATAGCGACAGCTACTCTGATGAAGACAACAGCAGTGACGAGGACGATGAGAA GAGTATCGCTCAGATGAAGGCTAAAGGGTCTGGCGGTATCCAAGGAGACGAAGACGGCGACGACTTCCAGGTGGTGCCAGTGGAGAGCAcca GCAAGCGTGCTCGCATCATGAATGCAGAGGGTTTGGCCCTGGGCTGTCAGATCGCGACCTCCAAGAAGAGATCAAGGGACCTGGTTGACGGCTCCTTCCACAG ATTTGCCAGCTCGGAGGACCAGTGCGAGGTGCCCGAGTGGTTTGTGGATGACGAGAAGAAACACAGGAATAAGCCTATCCCCGTCACcaaggagatggtggaggagtACAAGGCAAAATGGAAGGAGATCAACGCCAGGCCCATTAAAAGAGTGGCTGAGGCCAAGgccaggaagaagaggagg ATGCTGAAGAAGATGGAGTCAGCCAAGAAGAAGGCGGAGGCCGTGGTCAACACAGTGGACATTGGTGAAAGGGAGAAGATGGCCCAGCTAAAGAG TATCTATAAGAAGGCGGGCCTTGgtaaggagaagagggaggtcaCGTACGTCGTGGCCAAGAAGGGCTCTGGTACCAAGAGGGTTCGTCGTCCGGGCGGTGTCAAGGGCCAGTTCAAAGTGGTGGACGGCCGCATGAAGAAGGACATGAGAGGCATGCAGAGGAAAGAGCAGCGTGAGAGAGGGGGCAagaaaggagggaaggggaaaggAGGGGGGGGCAAAGGAAAAGgcagaggtggtggaggaggaggatttAAGGGTGGAAGAGGAGGGATGAAGGGTGGAAAAGGACGTCCTGGCAGGAAATGA
- the asb3 gene encoding ankyrin repeat and SOCS box protein 3 isoform X3: MDFTECYSDTVSSLAVAARERNVRRVSLLIQRGCSVDSRDNRGWNALHEAAAAGTIVCVRQLLKAAAGASSGCRAYVGSLTHEGESALYLAVQRRHLAVVKLLLRAHADINQPTNDLSCPLYAVDCGHTDIVELLVRKGAEVNGTHTASCWTCLHQAAYKGHSDIVRILVGVCRLEVFDDHMITPLFVAAQYGQKQCLQILADAGANVNAQASDLATPLLIASQEGHEGCVEILLDHNANPNLSCSNNWPQLPIHAAAEFGHNTVLARLIAVTHRVCDRGEGELSPLYSAVKNNHSHCVDLLLRAGFSPDAQDCSSLFSSDTTSPLAYTLALKCTSSQPFSDSARLLVAAGATLTGREWFYILAMCKSDVLQYVLQQRSIPRPDQLSRTISLCSRPEQQSNSPLSPEELRGLVCEALDMVCHASYWLPTLLQAGLEPSLLLQKPYTLRKADSEVLNYFLQFVNWSTLSHPLKEILLPRKESTWRPHHECVPSLSHLCRLRVREELGSVVLMQTAVVRQLPLPPPLQIYLQFRDIPPPSHATTVPQGGFPQRL; the protein is encoded by the exons ATGGACTTTACTGAGTGTTACAGCGACACGGTGTCCAGTCTTGCCGTGGCAGCACGCGAGAGAAATGTCAGGCGTGTGAGCTTACTGATCCAGAGAGGCTGCAGTGTGGACAGCAGGGATAACCGTGGCTGGAACGCCCTCCACGAGGCTGCAGCCGCCGGAACCATCGTATGTGTGCGCCAGCTACTTAAGGCTGCCG CAGGAGCCTCCAGTGGTTGCCGTGCCTACGTGGGCTCTCTGACACATGAGGGTGAGTCGGCGTTGTACCTGGCCGTGCAACGCAGACACCTGGCCGTGGTCAAGCTCCTCCTCAGAGCACACGCTGACATCAACCAGCCAACCAATGACCTGTCCTGCCCTCTCTACGCTG tggaCTGCGGGCACACAGATATCGTGGAGTTGCTGGTGCGGAAAGGGGCAGAGGTTAACGGAACACACACGGCCTCCTGCTGGACCTGCCTTCATCAGGCTGCCTATAAAGGTCACAGTGACATTGTGCGTATCCTGGTGGGCGTGTGTCGCCTGGAGGTGTTTGACGACCACATGATCACTCCCCTGTTTGTGGCTGCACAGTACGGACAAAAGCAGTGTCTCCAGATCCTCGCTGACGCAG GTGCCAATGTGAACGCCCAGGCGTCAGACTTGGCAACACCGCTGCTGATTGCATCACAGGAGGGCCACGAGGGCTGTGTGGAGATTCTTCTGGACCACAATGCCAACCCAAATCTGTCTTGTTCCAACAACTGGCCACAGCTCCCCATCCACGCAGCTGCCGAGTTCGGCCACAACACTGTCCTGGCCAGGCTGATTGCTGTGACACACCGGGTGTGTGACCGTGGAGAGGGTGAGTTGAGTCCGCTGTACTCTGCTGTGAAGAACAATCACAGCCACTGTGTAGATCTGCTGCTGAGGGCCGGCTTCAGCCCAGACGCCCAGGACTGTAGCTCCCTCTTCAGCTCAGACACCACATCGCCGCTCGCCTACACCCTGGCCTTGAAATGCACATCCTCCCAGCCCTTTAGCGATTCGGCACGCTTGCTGGTAGCCGCAGGGGCCACTTTGACCGGGCGGGAATGGTTCTACATTCTGGCCATGTGCAAATCCGATGTGCTGCAGTATGTCTTACAACAAAGGAGCATCCCCAGACCAGATCAGCTAAGCAGGACCATCTCGCTCTGCTCTAGGCCAGAGCAGCAGAGCAACAGCCCACTCAGTCCAGAAGAGTTGCGTGGGCTGGTGTGTGAGGCGCTCGACATGGTATGCCATGCCTCCTACTGGTTGCCCACGCTACTTCAGGCAGGCCTGGAGCCCTCCCTACTGTTGCAGAAACCTTACACCCTGAGGAAGGCAGACAGTGAGGTTTTGAATTACTTCCTCCAGTTTGTCAATTGGTCGACTCTCTCTCACCCACTAAAGGAGATACTGCTACCCCGAAAGGAGAGCACCTGGAGGCCACATCACG agtgtgtgccatctctctctcacctctgcaGGCTGCGGGTCAGGGAAGAGTTAGGTTCAGTGGTTCTGATGCAGACAGCTGTGGTCCGACAgcttcctcttccccctccactGCAGATATACCTCCAGTTCAGAGACATCCCACCACCCTCGCACGCAACAACAGTCCCACAGGGAGGGTTTCCACAGCGACTATAA
- the asb3 gene encoding ankyrin repeat and SOCS box protein 3 isoform X1: MDFTECYSDTVSSLAVAARERNVRRVSLLIQRGCSVDSRDNRGWNALHEAAAAGTIVCVRQLLKAAAGASSGCRAYVGSLTHEGESALYLAVQRRHLAVVKLLLRAHADINQPTNDLSCPLYAAVDCGHTDIVELLVRKGAEVNGTHTASCWTCLHQAAYKGHSDIVRILVGVCRLEVFDDHMITPLFVAAQYGQKQCLQILADAGANVNAQASDLATPLLIASQEGHEGCVEILLDHNANPNLSCSNNWPQLPIHAAAEFGHNTVLARLIAVTHRVCDRGEGELSPLYSAVKNNHSHCVDLLLRAGFSPDAQDCSSLFSSDTTSPLAYTLALKCTSSQPFSDSARLLVAAGATLTGREWFYILAMCKSDVLQYVLQQRSIPRPDQLSRTISLCSRPEQQSNSPLSPEELRGLVCEALDMVCHASYWLPTLLQAGLEPSLLLQKPYTLRKADSEVLNYFLQFVNWSTLSHPLKEILLPRKESTWRPHHECVPSLSHLCRLRVREELGSVVLMQTAVVRQLPLPPPLQIYLQFRDIPPPSHATTVPQGGFPQRL; this comes from the exons ATGGACTTTACTGAGTGTTACAGCGACACGGTGTCCAGTCTTGCCGTGGCAGCACGCGAGAGAAATGTCAGGCGTGTGAGCTTACTGATCCAGAGAGGCTGCAGTGTGGACAGCAGGGATAACCGTGGCTGGAACGCCCTCCACGAGGCTGCAGCCGCCGGAACCATCGTATGTGTGCGCCAGCTACTTAAGGCTGCCG CAGGAGCCTCCAGTGGTTGCCGTGCCTACGTGGGCTCTCTGACACATGAGGGTGAGTCGGCGTTGTACCTGGCCGTGCAACGCAGACACCTGGCCGTGGTCAAGCTCCTCCTCAGAGCACACGCTGACATCAACCAGCCAACCAATGACCTGTCCTGCCCTCTCTACGCTG cagtggaCTGCGGGCACACAGATATCGTGGAGTTGCTGGTGCGGAAAGGGGCAGAGGTTAACGGAACACACACGGCCTCCTGCTGGACCTGCCTTCATCAGGCTGCCTATAAAGGTCACAGTGACATTGTGCGTATCCTGGTGGGCGTGTGTCGCCTGGAGGTGTTTGACGACCACATGATCACTCCCCTGTTTGTGGCTGCACAGTACGGACAAAAGCAGTGTCTCCAGATCCTCGCTGACGCAG GTGCCAATGTGAACGCCCAGGCGTCAGACTTGGCAACACCGCTGCTGATTGCATCACAGGAGGGCCACGAGGGCTGTGTGGAGATTCTTCTGGACCACAATGCCAACCCAAATCTGTCTTGTTCCAACAACTGGCCACAGCTCCCCATCCACGCAGCTGCCGAGTTCGGCCACAACACTGTCCTGGCCAGGCTGATTGCTGTGACACACCGGGTGTGTGACCGTGGAGAGGGTGAGTTGAGTCCGCTGTACTCTGCTGTGAAGAACAATCACAGCCACTGTGTAGATCTGCTGCTGAGGGCCGGCTTCAGCCCAGACGCCCAGGACTGTAGCTCCCTCTTCAGCTCAGACACCACATCGCCGCTCGCCTACACCCTGGCCTTGAAATGCACATCCTCCCAGCCCTTTAGCGATTCGGCACGCTTGCTGGTAGCCGCAGGGGCCACTTTGACCGGGCGGGAATGGTTCTACATTCTGGCCATGTGCAAATCCGATGTGCTGCAGTATGTCTTACAACAAAGGAGCATCCCCAGACCAGATCAGCTAAGCAGGACCATCTCGCTCTGCTCTAGGCCAGAGCAGCAGAGCAACAGCCCACTCAGTCCAGAAGAGTTGCGTGGGCTGGTGTGTGAGGCGCTCGACATGGTATGCCATGCCTCCTACTGGTTGCCCACGCTACTTCAGGCAGGCCTGGAGCCCTCCCTACTGTTGCAGAAACCTTACACCCTGAGGAAGGCAGACAGTGAGGTTTTGAATTACTTCCTCCAGTTTGTCAATTGGTCGACTCTCTCTCACCCACTAAAGGAGATACTGCTACCCCGAAAGGAGAGCACCTGGAGGCCACATCACG agtgtgtgccatctctctctcacctctgcaGGCTGCGGGTCAGGGAAGAGTTAGGTTCAGTGGTTCTGATGCAGACAGCTGTGGTCCGACAgcttcctcttccccctccactGCAGATATACCTCCAGTTCAGAGACATCCCACCACCCTCGCACGCAACAACAGTCCCACAGGGAGGGTTTCCACAGCGACTATAA
- the asb3 gene encoding ankyrin repeat and SOCS box protein 3 isoform X2 — MDFTECYSDTVSSLAVAARERNVRRVSLLIQRGCSVDSRDNRGWNALHEAAAAGTIVCVRQLLKAAGASSGCRAYVGSLTHEGESALYLAVQRRHLAVVKLLLRAHADINQPTNDLSCPLYAAVDCGHTDIVELLVRKGAEVNGTHTASCWTCLHQAAYKGHSDIVRILVGVCRLEVFDDHMITPLFVAAQYGQKQCLQILADAGANVNAQASDLATPLLIASQEGHEGCVEILLDHNANPNLSCSNNWPQLPIHAAAEFGHNTVLARLIAVTHRVCDRGEGELSPLYSAVKNNHSHCVDLLLRAGFSPDAQDCSSLFSSDTTSPLAYTLALKCTSSQPFSDSARLLVAAGATLTGREWFYILAMCKSDVLQYVLQQRSIPRPDQLSRTISLCSRPEQQSNSPLSPEELRGLVCEALDMVCHASYWLPTLLQAGLEPSLLLQKPYTLRKADSEVLNYFLQFVNWSTLSHPLKEILLPRKESTWRPHHECVPSLSHLCRLRVREELGSVVLMQTAVVRQLPLPPPLQIYLQFRDIPPPSHATTVPQGGFPQRL; from the exons ATGGACTTTACTGAGTGTTACAGCGACACGGTGTCCAGTCTTGCCGTGGCAGCACGCGAGAGAAATGTCAGGCGTGTGAGCTTACTGATCCAGAGAGGCTGCAGTGTGGACAGCAGGGATAACCGTGGCTGGAACGCCCTCCACGAGGCTGCAGCCGCCGGAACCATCGTATGTGTGCGCCAGCTACTTAAGGCTGCCG GAGCCTCCAGTGGTTGCCGTGCCTACGTGGGCTCTCTGACACATGAGGGTGAGTCGGCGTTGTACCTGGCCGTGCAACGCAGACACCTGGCCGTGGTCAAGCTCCTCCTCAGAGCACACGCTGACATCAACCAGCCAACCAATGACCTGTCCTGCCCTCTCTACGCTG cagtggaCTGCGGGCACACAGATATCGTGGAGTTGCTGGTGCGGAAAGGGGCAGAGGTTAACGGAACACACACGGCCTCCTGCTGGACCTGCCTTCATCAGGCTGCCTATAAAGGTCACAGTGACATTGTGCGTATCCTGGTGGGCGTGTGTCGCCTGGAGGTGTTTGACGACCACATGATCACTCCCCTGTTTGTGGCTGCACAGTACGGACAAAAGCAGTGTCTCCAGATCCTCGCTGACGCAG GTGCCAATGTGAACGCCCAGGCGTCAGACTTGGCAACACCGCTGCTGATTGCATCACAGGAGGGCCACGAGGGCTGTGTGGAGATTCTTCTGGACCACAATGCCAACCCAAATCTGTCTTGTTCCAACAACTGGCCACAGCTCCCCATCCACGCAGCTGCCGAGTTCGGCCACAACACTGTCCTGGCCAGGCTGATTGCTGTGACACACCGGGTGTGTGACCGTGGAGAGGGTGAGTTGAGTCCGCTGTACTCTGCTGTGAAGAACAATCACAGCCACTGTGTAGATCTGCTGCTGAGGGCCGGCTTCAGCCCAGACGCCCAGGACTGTAGCTCCCTCTTCAGCTCAGACACCACATCGCCGCTCGCCTACACCCTGGCCTTGAAATGCACATCCTCCCAGCCCTTTAGCGATTCGGCACGCTTGCTGGTAGCCGCAGGGGCCACTTTGACCGGGCGGGAATGGTTCTACATTCTGGCCATGTGCAAATCCGATGTGCTGCAGTATGTCTTACAACAAAGGAGCATCCCCAGACCAGATCAGCTAAGCAGGACCATCTCGCTCTGCTCTAGGCCAGAGCAGCAGAGCAACAGCCCACTCAGTCCAGAAGAGTTGCGTGGGCTGGTGTGTGAGGCGCTCGACATGGTATGCCATGCCTCCTACTGGTTGCCCACGCTACTTCAGGCAGGCCTGGAGCCCTCCCTACTGTTGCAGAAACCTTACACCCTGAGGAAGGCAGACAGTGAGGTTTTGAATTACTTCCTCCAGTTTGTCAATTGGTCGACTCTCTCTCACCCACTAAAGGAGATACTGCTACCCCGAAAGGAGAGCACCTGGAGGCCACATCACG agtgtgtgccatctctctctcacctctgcaGGCTGCGGGTCAGGGAAGAGTTAGGTTCAGTGGTTCTGATGCAGACAGCTGTGGTCCGACAgcttcctcttccccctccactGCAGATATACCTCCAGTTCAGAGACATCCCACCACCCTCGCACGCAACAACAGTCCCACAGGGAGGGTTTCCACAGCGACTATAA
- the lim2.2 gene encoding lens intrinsic membrane protein 2.2 isoform X2, whose protein sequence is MLYTLAGGGTLCGVAALVLLIVSTATDFWMQYRYSGASANQGLWRFCINHKCHAHTITVAFWDATRAFMLLSVLSCFAGVLLGLSAFGNGTKSRRVRTGGFALLLSGFLALLALAIYTGVTVNFFGKRFLDWRFSWSYIVAWVAIILSFAAGGFHLCAYQKNIAEPPPTNVQES, encoded by the exons ATGCTGTACACTTTAGCAGGAGGGGGTACACTCTGTGGGGTGGCCGCCCTCGTGCTCCTCATCGTGTCCACGGCGACCGACTTCTGGATGCAGTACCGCTACTCGGGAGCGTCGGCCAATCAGGGCCTCTGGAGGTTTTGCATCAATCACAAGTGCCACGCCCACACCATCACTGTGG CCTTCTGGGATGCGACAAGGGCCTTCATGCTGCTGTCTGTGCTGAGCTGCTTTGCTGGCGTATTGCTGGGCCTGAGTGCCTTCGGCAACGGCACCAAGAGCAGGAGGGTTCGGACTGGGGGCTTCGCTCTGCTCCTGTCAG GTTTCCTAGCTCTGTTAGCTCTGGCCATCTACACTGGCGTGACGGTCAACTTCTTTGGCAAGCGCTTCCTTGATTGGCGCTTCTCCTGGTCCTACATCGTAGCTTGGGTGGCCATCATCTTATCTTTCGCTGCTG GTGGGTTCCACCTCTGTGCCTATCAGAAGAACATTGCCGAACCGCCTCCTACCAATGTTCAAGAAAGCTAA
- the lim2.2 gene encoding lens intrinsic membrane protein 2.2 isoform X1 translates to MLYTLAGGGTLCGVAALVLLIVSTATDFWMQYRYSGASANQGLWRFCINHKCHAHTITVAFWDATRAFMLLSVLSCFAGVLLGLSAFGNGTKSRRVRTGGFALLLSGFLALLALAIYTGVTVNFFGKRFLDWRFSWSYIVAWVAIILSFAADTWLGWICQQQTVQVGSTSVPIRRTLPNRLLPMFKKAKWEVIVYLHTKETATNHSSLLLSLIAM, encoded by the exons ATGCTGTACACTTTAGCAGGAGGGGGTACACTCTGTGGGGTGGCCGCCCTCGTGCTCCTCATCGTGTCCACGGCGACCGACTTCTGGATGCAGTACCGCTACTCGGGAGCGTCGGCCAATCAGGGCCTCTGGAGGTTTTGCATCAATCACAAGTGCCACGCCCACACCATCACTGTGG CCTTCTGGGATGCGACAAGGGCCTTCATGCTGCTGTCTGTGCTGAGCTGCTTTGCTGGCGTATTGCTGGGCCTGAGTGCCTTCGGCAACGGCACCAAGAGCAGGAGGGTTCGGACTGGGGGCTTCGCTCTGCTCCTGTCAG GTTTCCTAGCTCTGTTAGCTCTGGCCATCTACACTGGCGTGACGGTCAACTTCTTTGGCAAGCGCTTCCTTGATTGGCGCTTCTCCTGGTCCTACATCGTAGCTTGGGTGGCCATCATCTTATCTTTCGCTGCTG ATACGTGGTTAGGATGGATCTGTCAGCAACAGACAGTGCAG GTGGGTTCCACCTCTGTGCCTATCAGAAGAACATTGCCGAACCGCCTCCTACCAATGTTCAAGAAAGCTAAATGGGAAGTAATCGTTTACCTGCACACTAAAGAAACAGCTACCAACCACTCGTCTTTACTATTGTCACTGATAGCGATGTGA